In Symmachiella dynata, the following are encoded in one genomic region:
- a CDS encoding DUF4440 domain-containing protein → MSDQHDIVELISLNRKLLAAIDGKDWGTYVDLCDADLTAFEPEAVGHLVKGLEFHRFYFDLEKEGPRQSTISSPHVRLVGDVAVVTYTRLTQFIGIDGEPQTATAEETRIWHHTDGSWRHIHFHRSTN, encoded by the coding sequence ATGTCGGATCAACATGACATTGTCGAACTGATTTCACTCAATCGGAAACTGTTAGCAGCCATCGATGGAAAAGACTGGGGCACGTATGTCGATCTGTGCGACGCCGACCTCACCGCCTTCGAACCGGAAGCTGTCGGCCATTTGGTGAAAGGTTTGGAATTTCACCGCTTCTATTTCGATCTGGAAAAAGAAGGCCCGCGGCAAAGCACGATCAGCTCTCCTCATGTTAGGTTGGTCGGGGATGTTGCCGTTGTGACTTATACACGTTTGACGCAGTTTATTGGCATTGATGGGGAGCCGCAAACAGCGACCGCCGAAGAAACCAGAATCTGGCATCACACCGATGGCAGTTGGCGGCACATTCACTTTCACCGATCGACCAATTGA
- a CDS encoding twin-arginine translocation signal domain-containing protein has protein sequence MNHSPLATNLADQCTGHNRRQFLKTAAAAGLSITAMTGGLQAAAPQELPPTRTITRGPKFHWFGYYDKLEFDPSGRYVLGMEVDFEHRSPRADDEIKIGMVDLQDNDRWIELGSSTAWGWQQGCMLQWRPGSDREIVWNDREDGRYVCRIMDVFSRKQRTIDQAIYALSPDGRTAVGLDFARVNDVRPGYGYVGIPDSNSDELAPADSGIYRVDLETGESQTIIPIAEALKTVDKKEWNSECKHYFNHLLVNPDGTRFIMLHRWQYPDGHRRTRMLTANTDGKDLRIVDDNGLTSHFIWRDPNTILAYSEQQPHGRGFFLFQDETGGEAEFIGKGILKRDGHCSYLPGDEWILNDTYPDSNRNQMPHLFHIATGKVVPLGYFRSAPEYKGEWRCDTHPRFSPDGTKVVVDTPHGGHGRQLHLIDISGIVS, from the coding sequence ATGAATCATTCCCCCCTCGCGACGAACTTGGCCGACCAATGTACCGGACACAATCGCCGGCAGTTTCTCAAGACCGCCGCAGCGGCCGGGTTATCGATCACGGCTATGACCGGTGGACTGCAAGCGGCAGCTCCCCAAGAACTGCCCCCCACACGGACAATCACGCGGGGACCAAAATTCCATTGGTTCGGCTACTATGACAAATTGGAATTCGATCCCAGCGGGCGGTATGTCTTGGGGATGGAGGTCGACTTCGAACACCGCTCGCCGCGGGCGGATGATGAAATCAAAATCGGTATGGTCGATCTGCAGGACAACGACCGTTGGATTGAATTGGGCAGCAGCACGGCATGGGGTTGGCAGCAGGGATGCATGTTGCAATGGCGGCCTGGTTCGGACCGCGAGATCGTGTGGAACGATCGTGAAGACGGCCGGTATGTTTGTCGCATCATGGATGTCTTCTCGCGCAAGCAGCGAACCATCGACCAAGCGATCTATGCACTCAGCCCCGATGGACGCACGGCGGTGGGCTTAGATTTTGCTCGTGTCAACGACGTACGCCCCGGATATGGCTATGTGGGGATTCCGGACAGCAACTCGGATGAGTTGGCGCCGGCCGACTCGGGGATCTATCGCGTCGATCTCGAGACGGGCGAATCCCAGACCATTATTCCCATTGCCGAGGCACTCAAAACCGTCGACAAAAAGGAATGGAATTCGGAGTGCAAACATTATTTTAACCATTTGCTCGTGAATCCCGACGGCACGCGGTTCATCATGTTGCATCGTTGGCAATATCCCGATGGCCACCGCCGCACGCGGATGTTAACGGCGAACACCGACGGCAAGGACTTGCGGATCGTCGACGACAACGGCTTGACCTCGCATTTTATCTGGCGCGACCCGAACACCATTCTGGCCTACTCCGAGCAGCAACCGCACGGGCGGGGGTTCTTTTTGTTTCAGGACGAGACCGGCGGCGAAGCCGAGTTTATTGGAAAAGGAATCCTCAAACGCGACGGACATTGCTCGTATCTACCGGGTGACGAGTGGATCCTCAACGACACCTATCCCGACTCGAACCGCAACCAAATGCCGCATTTGTTTCATATCGCGACCGGCAAAGTGGTGCCGCTGGGTTATTTTCGATCCGCGCCGGAATACAAAGGCGAGTGGCGCTGCGACACGCATCCACGGTTCAGTCCCGATGGGACCAAAGTCGTGGTCGATACCCCTCATGGCGGACACGGACGACAATTGCATCTCATCGACATCAGCGGCATTGTCAGTTAA
- a CDS encoding alpha/beta hydrolase, with the protein MQVIATIDWWTIGGYGIAIVLCAVLIVPILLGIFYTKEFQRLFESALPLQAELVEPAPDDDPVELTTSTGRRLVGSLFRHRGGERHGLIIFCHEFTGNRWMFQPYVDFMRDDGFDVFSFDFSNHGQSDAIDGYQPLQWVTEHEVADVETAIEYVTSRQIAAYDEIGLFGVSKGGGAAIVAAARNPRIQAVITDGAFPTHSIVTIYVERWVHLVVAFGGFLRMLPQWVHAGITRMELLRIQRRRHCRYPHVESSFRVLTRRPWFLIHGNRDNYVRTEVIEAIFNGNGQPEQFWKVSGAKHNQSIQVAQQEYHDKVRSFFLTHLNPSNS; encoded by the coding sequence GTGCAGGTAATCGCGACGATCGACTGGTGGACCATCGGAGGATACGGCATAGCGATCGTGTTATGCGCGGTCCTCATTGTGCCGATCTTGCTGGGGATTTTCTATACCAAAGAATTCCAACGGCTCTTTGAAAGCGCGCTGCCGTTGCAAGCAGAGCTCGTAGAGCCCGCTCCGGATGACGATCCGGTCGAGTTGACCACCTCAACTGGTCGCCGACTTGTGGGAAGTTTGTTCCGGCATCGCGGCGGTGAGCGCCACGGGCTGATCATCTTTTGCCACGAATTCACCGGCAATCGCTGGATGTTTCAGCCCTACGTCGACTTCATGCGCGACGATGGTTTCGACGTGTTTTCGTTCGACTTTTCGAACCACGGGCAAAGCGACGCGATCGACGGCTACCAGCCGCTGCAATGGGTCACCGAGCACGAAGTGGCCGATGTCGAAACGGCGATCGAATATGTCACGTCACGGCAAATTGCTGCGTACGATGAAATTGGATTATTTGGAGTCTCCAAGGGAGGCGGTGCAGCCATTGTCGCAGCTGCGCGCAATCCCCGGATTCAGGCAGTGATCACCGATGGCGCCTTCCCCACGCATTCCATCGTCACCATCTACGTCGAGCGCTGGGTGCACTTGGTCGTCGCCTTTGGCGGATTTCTGCGGATGCTCCCGCAATGGGTGCACGCGGGTATCACGCGTATGGAGTTGTTGCGAATACAGCGACGCCGACATTGTCGCTATCCCCATGTGGAGTCATCGTTTAGGGTGCTTACTCGGCGTCCGTGGTTTCTGATTCACGGCAATCGGGACAATTACGTTCGCACGGAGGTCATCGAGGCGATTTTTAATGGAAATGGCCAACCGGAGCAATTTTGGAAAGTCAGTGGGGCAAAGCACAACCAGAGCATTCAAGTGGCACAGCAGGAATACCACGACAAGGTACGTTCATTTTTCCTAACGCACTTAAATCCTAGCAACTCGTGA
- a CDS encoding ACP S-malonyltransferase has protein sequence MSVGVRKTTDETAETVKAHSTADPVAWLFPGLGSRFVGMGADIIGKSPVADKLIALAAEKLGYDILEVCLSGSGRKIVPPRIEAQVIYVINCAYVDVLRSLDRQPQFVCGHSLGSWAAAYASGAIDFASGLEMVTTVEDLLEQRIADGEQAMGVIIGLGEETVTGICADQQDVYLANSNSPEQFVIAGRAAGVDAALEKAGELAAKKSQRIAGSRAMHTPLLADVNGELQTALAKITINEPTIPQMNCDTACPMHTAEYVRRHLGQFLQQPVRWEASMHALKALGVAQFVEVGAAAVLTGMMPFIDPSAKIETVSDLLAQDETANAIDLTSPVLTDR, from the coding sequence ATGTCGGTAGGCGTACGCAAAACAACTGACGAGACCGCTGAAACGGTCAAAGCCCACTCCACGGCCGACCCGGTCGCTTGGCTTTTCCCCGGACTGGGCTCGCGGTTTGTCGGCATGGGAGCCGATATCATCGGCAAATCCCCCGTAGCCGACAAATTGATTGCACTCGCTGCTGAGAAACTAGGCTACGACATTCTTGAGGTGTGCCTCTCCGGCAGCGGCCGGAAAATTGTGCCGCCGCGTATTGAGGCACAAGTCATTTACGTCATCAACTGTGCCTACGTAGATGTCTTGCGCAGCTTGGACCGCCAACCGCAGTTCGTCTGCGGACACAGCCTGGGAAGTTGGGCCGCTGCTTACGCCTCCGGAGCAATCGATTTCGCATCCGGTTTAGAAATGGTCACCACCGTCGAAGATCTGTTGGAACAACGGATCGCAGACGGTGAACAAGCAATGGGTGTAATCATCGGACTAGGCGAGGAAACCGTAACAGGGATCTGCGCTGACCAACAAGATGTTTACCTTGCCAACAGCAACTCCCCGGAACAATTTGTGATTGCCGGCCGCGCCGCCGGTGTCGATGCGGCCTTGGAAAAAGCTGGAGAGCTGGCGGCAAAGAAATCCCAACGCATTGCCGGCTCACGGGCCATGCACACTCCCTTGCTGGCCGATGTGAACGGCGAACTCCAAACAGCGCTGGCGAAGATTACGATCAACGAGCCGACCATTCCTCAAATGAACTGCGACACGGCGTGCCCCATGCACACGGCGGAGTATGTTCGCCGACATTTAGGCCAATTCCTCCAACAACCTGTGCGTTGGGAGGCTTCCATGCACGCGTTAAAAGCTTTGGGCGTCGCACAGTTTGTTGAAGTCGGCGCCGCAGCAGTTCTGACTGGGATGATGCCGTTCATTGATCCCTCTGCGAAAATTGAAACGGTCTCCGATTTGCTCGCACAAGATGAAACGGCCAATGCCATTGACCTGACAAGTCCTGTTTTGACGGACCGGTAG
- the iorA gene encoding indolepyruvate ferredoxin oxidoreductase subunit alpha, with product MTNPLQPLLLSGNQAIARGAYESGVRVATGYPGTPATEIVESASTYGSLEAMWSVNEKVALETALGAAFAGVRSMVSMKHVGLNVAADPLFSASYTGINGGMLVIVGDDPSAHSSQNEQDSRHYARAAKLPMLEPSNSQEAKDFVGIALHLSEKYDTPVMMRLTTRVCHTQSRVTLGSPDPSRNGATGFQPDFDKYVLLPRQAISRHMVIEDRMLHMADLAERLDINQTEFRDTKLGIVTSGMCYAYVREAFPEASVLKLGMTYPLPAELIRDFASKVDRLLVIEELDPFLEEHIRALGIEVEGKSWVPRVGELTPQRILASFAAGVPQPIENGDPEVPGRAPRICPGCQYLGIFSVVSKLNVTVAGDIGCYTLGSFAPWNGIDTVVCMGASIGTALGMEKALKNKGQGRILAVIGDGTLLHSGIPALMDVVYNKGQITILILDNSTTAMTGLQGHPGNGQGLQGRESQGIDIEKLCEAIGIEWIRVANPYDMDETEDILRDALEHPGPAVVISRAPCLLIERKAPVQQAFVTAEACTGCGECMKVGCLAVEKHVLDENWVARINEDLCIGCTLCVQACPEDAIAPRSLTATPNLIELQPS from the coding sequence ATGACGAACCCTTTGCAACCACTATTACTTTCGGGCAACCAAGCGATCGCACGCGGCGCCTACGAAAGCGGCGTACGTGTCGCCACCGGCTACCCGGGAACTCCCGCTACGGAAATCGTGGAGAGCGCCTCGACCTACGGCTCGTTGGAAGCCATGTGGTCGGTGAACGAGAAGGTCGCGCTGGAGACCGCGCTGGGAGCCGCATTTGCCGGCGTCCGCTCGATGGTCTCCATGAAACACGTTGGGCTGAACGTGGCAGCCGATCCGCTGTTCTCCGCTTCGTACACAGGCATCAACGGCGGCATGCTGGTCATTGTCGGCGATGACCCTTCGGCGCACAGTTCACAAAACGAGCAAGACAGTCGGCATTACGCCCGCGCCGCTAAACTCCCCATGCTCGAGCCCTCCAACAGCCAGGAGGCGAAGGACTTTGTCGGGATCGCTTTGCACTTGAGCGAAAAATACGACACGCCCGTTATGATGCGGCTTACCACGCGGGTGTGTCATACGCAAAGTCGCGTCACGCTGGGCTCCCCCGATCCGTCACGCAATGGAGCCACAGGGTTTCAACCCGATTTCGACAAATACGTCCTGCTGCCTCGCCAAGCCATCAGCCGGCACATGGTGATCGAAGATCGCATGCTGCACATGGCCGACTTGGCTGAACGACTCGACATCAACCAGACGGAATTCCGCGACACCAAATTAGGCATCGTCACCTCCGGGATGTGTTATGCCTATGTCCGCGAAGCTTTTCCGGAAGCGTCGGTCTTGAAATTGGGCATGACCTATCCGCTGCCGGCCGAATTGATTCGTGATTTTGCGTCAAAGGTCGACCGGTTGTTGGTCATCGAAGAACTCGACCCGTTTCTCGAAGAGCATATTCGCGCACTGGGAATCGAAGTCGAAGGCAAGAGTTGGGTCCCCCGCGTCGGCGAGTTGACACCGCAGCGGATTTTGGCAAGTTTTGCCGCCGGTGTTCCGCAACCGATCGAAAACGGCGACCCCGAGGTTCCCGGCCGCGCCCCGCGCATCTGCCCCGGTTGCCAATACCTGGGCATCTTTTCAGTCGTCTCCAAGTTGAACGTGACGGTTGCCGGCGACATTGGCTGCTACACGCTCGGATCGTTCGCCCCCTGGAATGGCATCGACACGGTTGTCTGCATGGGGGCCAGCATCGGCACCGCCTTGGGCATGGAAAAGGCGCTGAAGAACAAAGGCCAGGGCCGGATTTTGGCGGTCATTGGTGACGGCACGTTATTGCACTCCGGCATTCCCGCGCTGATGGACGTGGTCTACAACAAGGGGCAGATCACGATCCTCATTCTGGACAACTCCACCACTGCCATGACCGGACTGCAAGGGCATCCCGGCAACGGCCAAGGCCTGCAGGGCCGGGAGTCGCAGGGCATCGACATCGAAAAGCTGTGCGAAGCGATCGGCATCGAGTGGATCCGCGTCGCCAATCCATACGACATGGATGAGACCGAGGATATCCTCCGTGACGCACTGGAGCATCCCGGACCCGCTGTCGTCATCAGCCGCGCGCCCTGTCTGCTCATCGAACGCAAAGCGCCCGTGCAACAAGCGTTCGTCACCGCCGAAGCCTGTACGGGATGTGGCGAGTGCATGAAAGTTGGTTGCCTGGCCGTCGAAAAGCACGTGCTGGACGAAAATTGGGTGGCGCGGATCAACGAGGATCTGTGCATCGGTTGCACATTGTGCGTCCAAGCCTGTCCCGAAGATGCGATCGCGCCGCGCTCATTAACGGCCACCCCCAACTTGATTGAGTTGCAACCCTCATGA
- a CDS encoding indolepyruvate oxidoreductase subunit beta: MRSATLTSQSSVMFTGVGGQGILLAGDVLAAVALQAGLDVKKSEIRGLSRRFGSVWCQVRMAEEVHSPVCGEGAIDFLVSLEMQEGLRRLPYLNNNGTALINRLWIDSNGTSRSEPPPEFDELKYSNCLWLDGTETTHNAEQTRSLNFYMLGALSGILPFDESTWKAAIESVVQPRFLPANLEMFAAGSDAVLMHPATPRKPK, encoded by the coding sequence ATGAGATCAGCAACGCTTACGAGCCAGTCGTCCGTGATGTTCACCGGCGTCGGCGGGCAGGGAATCCTGCTGGCGGGCGATGTGTTGGCGGCCGTCGCCCTGCAAGCGGGGTTGGACGTCAAGAAAAGTGAAATCCGCGGATTGAGCCGCCGCTTCGGCAGCGTCTGGTGCCAAGTCCGTATGGCCGAAGAAGTCCACTCGCCCGTCTGCGGCGAAGGGGCGATTGATTTCTTAGTTTCGCTGGAGATGCAAGAAGGCCTGCGACGCTTGCCGTATCTCAACAACAACGGCACCGCACTGATCAACCGCTTGTGGATTGACAGCAACGGTACCTCCCGCTCCGAACCGCCGCCGGAGTTTGATGAACTGAAATATTCCAACTGCCTGTGGCTGGACGGCACCGAAACCACCCACAACGCCGAGCAAACGCGGAGCCTGAATTTCTATATGCTCGGCGCGCTGTCCGGCATCTTGCCCTTCGACGAGTCGACCTGGAAGGCCGCCATCGAATCGGTCGTACAACCACGGTTCCTCCCCGCCAACCTCGAAATGTTCGCCGCCGGCAGCGACGCCGTCCTCATGCACCCCGCCACCCCACGCAAACCCAAATAG
- a CDS encoding NAD-dependent protein deacylase has protein sequence MPHQQTIDTIVRILRKSRSILFVTGAGMSADSGVPTYRGIGGLYEVESTEDGLPIEAILSGTMIRTNPLLTWKYLAAIAAAAEGATINRGHSVIAEMERHFPRVWTLTQNVDGFHRAAGSQNVIEIHGNMRSLSCMGCTYRRNLDETAGLQIPPRCPACDDILRPDVVLFEEALPEDSLRSLQRQLETGFSVVFSIGTSGLFPYIQEPIAAARRRGVPTIEINPDETIISSMVDYQLQLGAADALQQIWQRYSLAN, from the coding sequence ATGCCACATCAACAAACCATTGATACGATCGTCCGCATACTTCGCAAAAGCCGGAGCATTCTGTTCGTGACTGGAGCGGGAATGTCAGCGGACTCTGGGGTCCCGACGTATCGCGGCATTGGGGGGCTCTATGAGGTTGAATCCACGGAAGACGGGTTGCCGATTGAAGCCATCCTTTCCGGAACGATGATTCGCACAAATCCGCTACTGACTTGGAAGTACCTCGCCGCTATTGCCGCCGCAGCGGAGGGGGCGACTATCAACCGGGGGCATTCTGTCATCGCGGAAATGGAACGCCATTTCCCCCGTGTCTGGACTTTGACTCAAAATGTCGATGGCTTTCATCGTGCAGCGGGTTCACAGAACGTGATTGAAATACACGGCAATATGCGGTCACTCTCCTGTATGGGGTGTACTTATCGCCGGAACCTAGATGAGACGGCTGGTTTACAAATCCCGCCTCGTTGTCCTGCTTGTGACGACATCCTCCGACCGGACGTCGTGCTTTTCGAGGAGGCCTTGCCCGAAGACTCGCTGCGGAGTCTGCAACGTCAACTGGAAACCGGTTTCAGTGTCGTTTTCAGCATCGGGACCAGCGGGCTGTTTCCTTATATCCAAGAACCCATAGCGGCTGCCCGTCGGCGTGGTGTGCCGACAATTGAAATCAATCCTGATGAAACCATCATTTCGTCCATGGTCGATTATCAGCTACAGTTGGGTGCCGCTGACGCGCTGCAGCAGATATGGCAGCGATATTCGTTGGCCAACTGA
- a CDS encoding type IV pilus twitching motility protein PilT yields MIEPHLPQQSETTAVIRDALAAAVQQGASDLHVVVGHPLTLRLNGRLQELPGPVLTDGIVAPALRDLCPPERWQLFQAEHNLDFALELDINGQPGRFRVNYFVNGEHSGGCFRVIPAAIPSFQWAGFPVEVADRLTQIRNGLVLFSGVTGAGKTTSLAMIINLLMQGSGLRIITVEEPIEYVFPMRSGSLITQREVGRDVQSFADGLKYGLRQDPDVILVGEIRDKQTAQMALSAAETGHLVFSTLHTRDAKGAISRYTDFFPQNVQNEIRGQLSQSLQAVICQHLLPSFDGEKRELALEILYRNSPIASAIRSGKTDSIDRNILTGRADGMITFDESIKRLLQAGKIDRETAERFVTDTGMLAR; encoded by the coding sequence ATGATCGAACCGCATTTGCCGCAACAGAGCGAGACGACTGCCGTGATCCGCGACGCGCTGGCGGCGGCGGTTCAGCAGGGGGCTTCTGACTTGCATGTGGTTGTCGGGCATCCGCTCACGTTGCGGTTGAACGGCCGATTGCAGGAATTGCCTGGGCCGGTTTTGACCGATGGGATTGTCGCCCCGGCATTGCGCGATCTGTGTCCGCCGGAACGTTGGCAATTGTTCCAGGCAGAGCACAATCTCGATTTCGCGTTGGAGTTGGACATCAACGGGCAACCGGGCCGATTTCGCGTGAACTATTTTGTGAACGGCGAGCACAGCGGCGGTTGTTTTCGCGTGATCCCCGCTGCCATTCCCAGTTTTCAATGGGCCGGTTTTCCGGTCGAAGTTGCAGACCGATTGACGCAAATCCGCAACGGGTTAGTGCTCTTTTCCGGCGTAACCGGAGCGGGCAAGACGACCTCGTTGGCGATGATCATCAATCTGTTGATGCAAGGCAGCGGGCTGCGGATCATCACCGTCGAAGAGCCGATCGAATACGTCTTTCCCATGCGGAGCGGGTCGTTGATCACGCAGCGCGAAGTCGGCCGCGATGTCCAGTCGTTTGCCGATGGTTTGAAGTACGGCTTGCGGCAGGATCCCGACGTGATTTTGGTTGGCGAAATCCGCGATAAACAGACTGCTCAAATGGCACTCAGCGCCGCTGAGACGGGGCACCTGGTGTTTTCCACACTGCACACCCGCGATGCCAAGGGGGCCATTTCACGGTACACCGATTTCTTTCCGCAAAACGTGCAAAACGAAATCCGCGGGCAACTCTCGCAAAGCCTGCAAGCAGTGATCTGCCAGCACCTACTCCCCAGCTTCGACGGAGAAAAGCGCGAGTTGGCCCTGGAGATCCTCTACCGCAACTCCCCCATCGCCAGCGCCATCCGCTCCGGCAAAACCGACAGCATCGACCGCAACATCCTCACCGGCCGCGCCGACGGGATGATCACCTTTGACGAATCGATCAAGCGTCTGTTGCAAGCGGGAAAGATCGATCGCGAAACGGCAGAGCGGTTCGTGACCGACACAGGGATGTTAGCCCGGTGA
- a CDS encoding tautomerase family protein, whose translation MPYVNIQITRGATREQKAELVKDTTASLVRVLGKQPEHIHVVIQEIAEEDWGYAGLLTDEWKQQQSK comes from the coding sequence ATGCCGTATGTAAATATCCAAATTACCCGCGGCGCCACCCGCGAGCAGAAAGCGGAGCTGGTCAAAGACACGACCGCTTCGCTCGTCCGCGTGCTGGGGAAGCAACCGGAACATATCCACGTCGTGATTCAGGAAATCGCCGAAGAAGACTGGGGCTATGCGGGCCTGTTGACGGATGAGTGGAAGCAGCAGCAATCGAAATAG
- a CDS encoding macro domain-containing protein gives MNLEIVDGDLLDQDVDVIVNAWNRNIIPWWLLLPQGVSGAIKKRGGYAPFRELGKLGPIPLGGAVVTGAGQLPYKAIIHVAGISMWWRSSERSIRDSTRNALVVATEQGFQSIAYPLIGAGTGGGSPDDVLAIMQDELAKCDYDGLVRLVRFRR, from the coding sequence TTGAATCTAGAAATCGTCGACGGTGACTTGCTCGATCAAGATGTGGACGTGATCGTCAATGCGTGGAACCGCAATATCATTCCCTGGTGGCTGCTGTTGCCGCAAGGCGTCTCGGGAGCGATCAAAAAGCGGGGCGGTTATGCGCCGTTCCGGGAGTTGGGCAAGCTCGGCCCGATTCCACTGGGAGGGGCCGTGGTCACGGGTGCGGGCCAGCTTCCGTACAAAGCGATCATCCACGTCGCCGGCATCAGCATGTGGTGGCGGTCCTCAGAACGCTCGATCCGCGATTCCACCCGCAATGCCCTGGTTGTTGCCACAGAGCAAGGCTTTCAATCCATCGCCTACCCACTCATCGGCGCCGGCACCGGCGGCGGATCACCGGACGACGTCCTGGCGATCATGCAGGATGAGCTCGCGAAATGCGACTATGACGGTTTAGTGCGCCTCGTGCGATTTCGTCGTTGA
- a CDS encoding ankyrin repeat domain-containing protein, whose protein sequence is MRWFYAVLMTAMIFITGCGGSAGGVHVWDAVEQNDAAGIKTYSNAEGDLDIRNFGGETPLFLALSLKHFESYKALLECGADPNIIMSKQRVVTHWAAMEGDAKWLKLALEHGADPNLVNIGSGPPPEGTPLHFAIGRHIDNIKLLIQYGADIDKPDYLNCSPITQAAMQNEFEVVILLLESGADYKSARCGGRTFQEIMDERKLIKGKYFDRPEVQDQLRAIETWLEEHK, encoded by the coding sequence ATGAGATGGTTTTATGCCGTTTTGATGACGGCCATGATATTCATCACAGGATGTGGAGGGTCTGCCGGAGGCGTTCATGTTTGGGACGCTGTTGAACAAAACGATGCGGCGGGTATCAAAACCTATTCCAATGCGGAGGGTGACCTTGACATCCGTAACTTCGGTGGAGAGACACCATTGTTCCTCGCACTCTCCCTGAAACATTTCGAGAGCTACAAAGCGCTTTTGGAGTGCGGAGCAGATCCCAATATCATTATGAGCAAGCAGCGCGTTGTCACACATTGGGCGGCCATGGAAGGCGATGCAAAATGGCTCAAGTTAGCCTTGGAGCATGGAGCAGATCCTAACTTAGTCAATATTGGTTCTGGACCTCCCCCTGAAGGAACTCCACTTCATTTCGCCATCGGTAGGCACATCGACAATATCAAGCTCCTAATTCAATACGGTGCTGACATCGATAAACCGGACTACTTAAACTGTTCTCCCATTACACAAGCTGCTATGCAAAACGAATTTGAAGTAGTTATTCTCCTCCTCGAAAGTGGTGCGGATTACAAAAGCGCGCGTTGTGGAGGAAGGACGTTTCAGGAGATCATGGATGAAAGAAAACTGATCAAGGGCAAGTATTTTGATCGGCCTGAAGTTCAAGACCAATTGCGCGCTATTGAAACCTGGCTAGAAGAGCACAAATAA